The proteins below come from a single Marinobacter bohaiensis genomic window:
- a CDS encoding histone-like nucleoid-structuring protein, MvaT/MvaU family yields the protein MAKINEYYQKKQLMDKLADELSKLEEDNALKRELEFEKKIRGLMKDYNKSAKDVLQVLGAIDPSVSGAKTDAAASSRPKRPLKTYKNPHTGEVVKTRGGNHKTLNEWRDQYGKEAVQGWQQD from the coding sequence ATGGCCAAGATCAACGAGTACTACCAGAAAAAACAGCTTATGGATAAGCTCGCTGATGAACTGAGCAAGCTTGAGGAAGACAATGCGCTCAAGCGTGAACTCGAGTTCGAGAAAAAGATTCGCGGGTTGATGAAGGATTACAACAAGTCCGCCAAAGATGTATTGCAGGTTCTGGGTGCGATTGATCCGTCCGTTTCCGGCGCCAAAACCGACGCGGCCGCCAGCTCACGCCCCAAGCGTCCGCTGAAGACCTACAAAAACCCGCACACCGGTGAAGTGGTCAAGACGCGTGGTGGCAACCACAAGACACTGAATGAATGGCGCGACCAGTACGGTAAAGAAGCCGTTCAGGGTTGGCAGCAGGACTAA